In Juglans microcarpa x Juglans regia isolate MS1-56 chromosome 4S, Jm3101_v1.0, whole genome shotgun sequence, a single window of DNA contains:
- the LOC121263324 gene encoding transcription factor MYB61-like, with translation MGRHSCCYKQKLRKGLWSPEEDEKLLRHITKFGHGCWSSVPKQAGLQRCGKSCRLRWINYLRPDLKRGTFSQEEENLIIELHAVLGNRWSQIAAQLPGRTDNEIKNLWNSCLKKKLRQRGIDPVTHKPLSEVENGEDEDTAAKSRDRMSVVVSNELNLLETQNSKQEAALLEQRASSIAAQGCYPLDVQGSSIPKTTNCNNSNNLMTPTSNKDFFQDRFVTSHQESSSTDCRSSDFVGYFPPQQLNYTSNARLPTNSNPIHWFTQSGKTFDMNSEFTSNAISVLSPSTSSFLPTSTGYKPPPTFPSDNVSIGCFTVNGSRYWEPSAATNNNNCGSGSSSSSAELQSNSLFSWGLADCSTSNKETQIHLMESQPEEIKWSEYFSNPLLMAAAFQTQTPQSLYNEIKSETHLENDNSGTKWPHNQRQGPLQSTDICGKDIQTLTAAFGHTY, from the exons ATGGGAAGGCACTCTTGCTGTTATAAGCAGAAGCTAAGGAAAGGCCTTTGGTCACCTGAGGAGGATGAAAAGCTTCTGAGGCATATTACCAAGTTCGGCCACGGATGTTGGAGCTCCGTCCCTAAGCAAGCAg GTCTGCAAAGATGTGGGAAGAGCTGCAGACTGAGGTGGATCAACTACTTGAGGCCTGATTTGAAGAGAGGCACATTCTCACAGGAAGAGGAGAACCTTATAATTGAGCTTCATGCAGTTCTCGGGAATAG GTGGTCTCAGATTGCAGCACAATTGCCTGGAAGAACCGACAacgaaataaaaaatctatggAACTCTTGCTTAAAGAAGAAGCTGAGGCAGAGAGGCATTGATCCCGTCACCCACAAACCACTTTCCGAGGTTGAGAACGGAGAGGACGAAGATACAGCAGCCAAAAGCCGAGACAGAATGTCGGTGGTTGTGTCCAATGAACTGAATCTCCTCGAGACACAGAATTCAAAGCAAGAAGCAGCTTTACTCGAGCAGAGAGCGTCTTCAATTGCTGCACAAGGCTGCTACCCTTTGGATGTTCAGGGCTCTTCTATCCCCAAAACAACAAACTGCAATAACAGCAACAATTTGATGACACCCACATCAAACAAGGACTTCTTCCAAGACAGGTTTGTAACATCCCACCAAGAAAGTTCCTCCACCGACTGCCGGTCTTCAGATTTCGTGGGTTACTTTCCGCCTCAGCAATTGAATTATACATCCAATGCCAGGCTTCCCACAAACTCCAATCCCATTCACTGGTTCACCCAAAGTGGGAAGACCTTTGACATGAATTCAGAATTTACCTCCAATGCAATATCTGTTCTTTCACCTTCAACCAGTTCATTTCTGCCTACCTCTACTGGTTACAAGCCTCCACCTACTTTTCCCTCAGATAACGTATCCATTGGCTGTTTCACGGTAAATGGATCCCGTTACTGGGAACCCAGTGCCGCAACAAACAATAACAATTGCGGCAGcggaagcagcagcagcagcgcTGAGTTGCAAAGCAACAGCTTGTTTTCATGGGGATTGGCGGATTGTAGCACGTCAAACAAAGAGACCCAAATCCATCTGATGGAAAGCCAACCGGAAGAAATAAAGTGGTCAGAGTATTTTAGTAATCCATTACTGATGGCGGCTGCTTTTCAAACTCAAACTCCACAGTCTTTATACAACGAAATAAAATCGGAAACGCATTTGGAGAATGATAATTCAGGTACAAAGTGGCCTCACAACCAGCGGCAAGGACCTCTTCAAAGTACTGATATATGTGGGAAGGATATCCAAACTCTTACAGCTGCTTTCGGGCATACTTATTAG